The following are from one region of the Ruficoccus sp. ZRK36 genome:
- the leuA gene encoding 2-isopropylmalate synthase, which produces MKPSSIRKYVPFHRRFSIPLKDRQWPDRVIENAPIWCSVDLRDGNQALAIPMNIEEKLEMFRLLVKIGFKQIEVGFPSASQTEFDFLRRLVEQNEIPDDVQVQILVQAREHLIRRSFEALKGVKRAIVHLYNSTSPLQRKITFSDASKDDIKQIAIKGAQLVRQLADEAEAEGSEITMEYSPESFNDTEIDYAIEICEAVMDQWKPTQERRMILNLPATVEWTTPNVHADQIEYFCRTIKNRDTVFVSLHTHNDRGTGVAATELGLLAGADRVEGTLFGNGERTGNLDIVNVALNMNSHGIETGLDFSDLSSIRAVYERCTRMGVHERHPYGGELVFTAFSGSHQDAIKKGLDRRKKSDEEHPAWEVPYLTIDPEDIGRTYEAIIRINSQSGKGGVAYIMDTEHGLELPKSMHPEVGKVVNDEADRQQKELNADEIREVFEQNFVNLTDPLELGEYELFHQTETPGMVRCMAQVMYQGKSLQIEGTGNGPISAFVNAVDQQGWKHFRLTDYRSHSVGKGSASNSAAYVQLQDEDTGRLTWGCGIDSSIEMAGLKALVSAFNRLKAEG; this is translated from the coding sequence ATGAAACCCTCCAGTATTCGCAAGTACGTCCCCTTCCACCGGCGCTTCAGCATCCCGCTGAAGGACCGCCAATGGCCGGACCGCGTGATCGAAAACGCTCCCATCTGGTGCAGCGTTGATCTGCGCGACGGCAATCAGGCCCTCGCCATCCCGATGAACATCGAGGAGAAGCTGGAGATGTTCCGCCTGCTCGTGAAGATCGGCTTCAAGCAGATCGAGGTGGGCTTCCCCTCGGCCTCCCAGACTGAGTTCGACTTCCTGCGCCGCCTGGTGGAGCAGAACGAGATCCCCGACGACGTGCAGGTCCAGATTCTGGTGCAGGCCCGCGAGCATTTGATCCGTCGCTCCTTCGAGGCCTTGAAGGGCGTCAAGCGCGCCATCGTGCACCTCTACAACTCCACCTCCCCGCTGCAGCGCAAGATCACCTTCTCCGACGCCAGCAAGGACGACATCAAGCAGATCGCCATCAAGGGTGCCCAGTTGGTGCGCCAGTTGGCCGATGAAGCCGAGGCTGAGGGCAGCGAGATCACCATGGAGTACTCGCCCGAGAGCTTTAACGACACCGAGATCGACTACGCGATCGAGATCTGCGAGGCCGTCATGGACCAGTGGAAGCCCACTCAGGAGCGCCGCATGATCCTGAATCTGCCTGCGACCGTCGAGTGGACCACCCCGAATGTCCATGCCGACCAGATCGAGTACTTCTGCCGCACGATCAAGAACCGCGACACAGTGTTCGTCTCCCTGCACACCCACAACGACCGCGGCACCGGCGTGGCCGCCACCGAGCTGGGCTTACTGGCCGGGGCCGACCGCGTCGAGGGCACGCTCTTCGGGAACGGCGAGCGCACCGGTAACCTCGACATCGTCAACGTCGCCTTGAACATGAACAGCCACGGCATCGAGACCGGGCTGGACTTCTCCGACCTCTCCAGCATCCGTGCCGTCTATGAGCGCTGCACCCGCATGGGCGTACACGAGCGCCATCCCTACGGCGGCGAGCTGGTCTTCACGGCCTTTTCCGGTAGCCATCAGGACGCCATCAAGAAGGGGCTGGACCGCCGCAAAAAGTCGGACGAGGAGCACCCGGCGTGGGAGGTCCCGTACCTGACCATCGACCCCGAGGACATCGGCCGGACCTACGAGGCCATCATCCGCATCAACAGCCAGAGTGGCAAGGGCGGCGTGGCCTACATCATGGACACCGAGCACGGGCTGGAGCTCCCCAAGAGCATGCACCCGGAGGTCGGCAAGGTCGTCAACGACGAGGCCGACCGCCAGCAAAAGGAGCTCAACGCCGACGAAATCCGCGAGGTCTTTGAGCAGAACTTTGTCAACTTGACCGACCCGCTGGAGCTGGGCGAGTACGAGCTGTTTCACCAGACGGAGACTCCCGGCATGGTCCGCTGCATGGCGCAGGTCATGTACCAGGGTAAGTCACTCCAGATCGAGGGCACCGGTAACGGCCCGATCAGCGCCTTTGTCAACGCCGTGGATCAGCAGGGCTGGAAGCACTTCCGCCTGACCGACTACCGCTCCCACTCCGTGGGTAAAGGCTCGGCCTCCAACAGCGCCGCCTATGTCCAGCTGCAGGACGAGGATACCGGGCGGCTGACCTGGGGCTGCGGTATCGACAGCTCCATCGAGATGGCCGGCCTGAAGGCCCTCGTCTCGGCCTTTAACCGCCTCAAAGCTGAAGGCTGA